The Rhizobium sp. WSM4643 genome contains the following window.
GCGGGCTTCTGCGTGCTGTAATAGGTGCCGTTGACCTCGATAACCTTCAGCTGGCGGCTGGCATAATTCAGCTCGTCCTTCTGCTTCAGGCTCTCGGGAAAGAAATGCCCGCGCCAGGGCTCGAAGGTCCAGCCGCCGATGCCGGTGCGGATAGTGCCGGATTTCGTCATGTCGTCCTCCCCATTCGCAGCCGCTCAGGCCGCATTGATCTCTTTCGTCATGTAGACGAGCGTCCATCCTGGCCGATAAGGGTTCGGTCGGCGACCCGTTTCCTGAAATCCGAAGGCGCTGTAGAGCGCGATATTCGGCTCCATCCGCGCATTCGTGTAGAGCCGGATCTCCGGCACGGCCAATTCCCGCGCCTTGCCCTCCAGCCAATGCAGCATCGCCAGCCCGTGTCCGGCACCCTGAAAGGCCGGCGAGACCGCGATGCTGAACAGCATGAGGTGATCGGAATGCCGTTCGACGACCACCAGGCCGGCCGTTTGCCCGCCGATCTCGCAGAGCCAGACCTCGCCGCATTCGATCCGCGGCGCGTAATCCTCCGTCACCGGGATCGGCGGAGCACCGAAGAGTTCGGTATAGGGCCGATAGGCGGCTGTTGTCAGCGTCACGATCGTTTCCAGATCATCGGGCGACGCTGGCCTCATCGTCATTCCGCCGCAACCGCCTTCTTCACCGGGCGCCGTTCCAGCAATTCCTTCAGGAACTGTCCGGTATAGGACCGCTTTTCCTTGACGATTGCTTCCGGCGTGCCGGTCGCGACGATCTCACCGCCACCATCGCCGCCTTCGGGGCCGAAATCGAGCACCCAGTCGGCCGTCTTGATGACTTCGAGATTGTGTTCGATCACCACCACCGAATTGCCCTGGTTGACCAGTTCGTGCAGCATTTCGAGCAGCTTGGCGACGTCGTGGAAATGCAGGCCGGTTGTCGGTTCGTCGAGAATGTAGAGCGTGCGACCCGTCGAGCGTTTCGACAGTTCCTTGGCAAGCTTGACGCGCTGCGCCTCGCCGCCCGAAAGCGTATTCGCTTGCTGGCCGACCTTGATATAACCGAGGCCGACATCCTTCAGCGATTGCAGCTTGTCGCGCACGGCAGGCACCGCTGCGAAGAAATCGACGCCTTCCTCCACCGTCATGTCGAGCACGTCGGCGATAGACCTCTGTTTGAATGTGACGTCGAGTGTCTCGCGATTGTAGCGCTTGCCGTGGCAGACGTCGCAGGTGACGTAGACATCGGGCAGGAAGTGCATCTCGATCTTGATGACGCCGTCTCCCTGGCAGGCCTCGCAGCGTCCGCCCTTGACGTTGAAGGAGAAGCGGCCCGGCTGGTAGCCGCGGGCCTTTGCCTCCGGCAGACCGGCGAACCAATCTCGGATCGGCGTGAAGGCGCCGGTATAGGTCGCCGGGTTCGAGCGCGGGGTGCGGCCGATCGGCGATTGGTCGATATCGATCACCTTGTCGATATGCTCGAAACCGTCGATGCGGTCGTGATCGGCTGGGTTTTCACGCGCGCCCATGACGCGCCTTGCCGCCGATTTATAGAGCGTTTCGACCAGGAAGGTGGATTTGCCGCCGCCGGAAACGCCGGTTACCGCCGTAAACACCCCGAGCGGGATCGACGCCGTGACGTTCTTGAGATTGTTGCCACGCGCCCCGACTACCTTGATCTCGCGGCCCTTCTTCGGCTTGCGGCGCTCATTGGGAACCGGAACGCCGAGCTCGCCCGACAGATATTTGCCGGTCAGCGAGTTTGGATTGTCCATGATATCCTGCGGCGTGCCGTGGGCGATCACCTGGCCGCCGTGAATGCCGGCTGCCGGGCCGATATCGACCACGTCGTCGGCCGACAGGATCGCATCCTCGTCATGTTCGACGACGATGACGGTATTGCCGATGTCGCGCAGGTGCTTCAGCGTGTCGAGCAGCCGGGCGTTGTCGCGCTGATGCAGGCCGATCGACGGCTCGTCGAGCACGTAAAGCACGCCTGTCAGTCCCGAGCCGATCTGCGAGGCAAGCCGGATGCGCTGGCTTTCGCCGCCCGACAGCGTGCCGGAATTGCGCGACAGGCTGAGATATTCCAGGCCGACGTCATTGAGGAAGCGCAGCCGGTCGCGGATTTCCTTGAGGATGCGCACGGCGATCTCGTTCTGCTTGGCGTTGAAGCTTGCCGGCAGCGTCTCGAACCAGTCACGGGCGACGCGGATCGACATCGCGGTCACTTCGCCGATATGCAGCGTGTCGATCTTCACCGCCAACGCCTCCGGCTTCAGGCGGAATCCGTTGCAGGAAGGGCAGGGGGCGGCCGACATGAAGCGTTCGATATCCTCGCGCGCCCAGGCGGAATCGGTCTCCTTCCAGCGGCGCTCGAGGTTGGTGATGATGCCTTCGAAATTCTTCTGCGTCGTATAGGAGCGGGCGCCATCGGCATAATGGAATTCGATCTTGTCGTTGGTGCCGTTGAGGATGACGTCCTTGGCCTCGTCGGAGAGATCGTTCCAGCGGGTGCCGAGCTTGAAGCCGTAATGTTTGCCAAGTGCTTCCAGCGTCTGGTTGTAATAGGGCGAGGTCGACTTGGCCCAGGGCGCGATCGCCCCGTCGCGCAGCGTCCGTTCGGGCTCGGGCACGATCAGATCCGCATCGATCTTCTGCTGGGCGCCGAGGCCGTCGCAGGTCGGGCAGGCGCCGAACGGGTTGTTGAAGGAGAAGAGCCTGGGTTCGATCTCGGGAATCGTGAAGCCGGAGACCGGGCAGGCGAACTTCTCCGAAAACAGCACGCGCTCATGCGTCTCGTTCAGCGACTTGTTGGCCGAACCGCCGGCCGACGTCTCTTCCGGCGGCAGCGGCTTGTCGGCGAATTCGGCAACCGCCAGCCCGTCGGCGAGCTTCAGGCAGGTCTCCAGACTGTCCGCCAGGCGTGCCGAGACATCCGAGCGCACGACGATGCGGTCGACCACCACGTCGATGTCGTGTTTGTATTTCTTGTCGAGCACCGGCGCTTCGGCGATCTCGTAGAACTGGCCGTCGACCTTAACGCGCTGGAAGCCTTTCTTCATCAACTCCGCCAGTTCCTTCTTGTATTCGCCCTTGCGCCCGCGCACGAGCGGCGCAAGGATATAAAGACGGGTACCCTCGCCGAAATCGAGGATGCGGTCGACCATCTGGCTGACGGTCTGGCTCTCGATCGGCAGGCCGGTTGCCGGCGAATAGGGAACGCCGACGCGGGCAAAGAGCAGGCGCATATAGTCGTAGATCTCGGTGACGGTCCCGACCGTCGAGCGCGGGTTGCGCGAGGTGGTCTTCTGCTCGATCGAGATCGCCGGCGACAGCCCGTCGATCTGGTCGACATCGGGCTTCTGCATCATCTCGAGGAACTGCCGGGCATAGGCCGACAGGCTCTCGACATAGCGCCGTTGGCCCTCGGCATAGATCGTGTCGAAAGCAAGCGAGGATTTGCCGGAACCCGAAAGCCCTGTCATGACGATCAGCTTGTTACGCGGCAGATCGAGATCGATGCTCTTGAGATTATGCTCGCGCGCGCCGCGGATGGAGATCGTCTTCAGTTCGCTCATCGTCTCTGCTTTGGTTTTCTGGATAACAGCCCTTATTTAGTGATGCCGACGGGCGAGTCGAGGCTGAATATCCGCAAGGGCTCAAGGTTTTCGATTCTGTTGACAGGATCATACGGATAACCTAGAACAAATAAAGAACAAAATTCCTGATGGATGCATGCGGCGTTCTGATGGATAAACATGTGGATTAAATGCCGCCCATGCGCATCGGCGGTCCGTGATGGTTTAAGGTGCGCCGATCGATTAAACGCCGCCGGGCAGGGCGGCAGGCAGGGTGAGAAGCATGGCTGGTAGTGTGAATAAGGTAATTCTGATTGGAAACGTCGGCGCGGACCCGGAAATCCGCCGCACTCAGGATGGCCGGCCGATCGCCAATATCCGTCTTGCAACCTCGGAGACCTGGCGCGACCGCAATTCCGGCGAGCGCCGCGAAAAGACCGAATGGCACACGATCGTCGTCTTCAACGAAGGCCTCTGCAAGGTCGTCGAGCAATATGTGAAGAAGGGCGCCAAGCTCTATATCGAAGGCCAGCTGCAGACCCGCAAATGGCAGGACCAGCAGGGCCAGGACCGTTACAGCACGGAAGTGGTGCTGCAGGGTTTCGGTTCGACGCTGACGATGCTCGACGGCCGCGGCGAAGGCGGCGGTGCGAGCGGCGGCCGTGGCAGCGCCGGTGGCGGCAACGATTATGGCGACGACTACGGCGCCCCGGCTCCCTCCTCATCACCCAGCCGCGGCGGTGGCGGCGGCGGCAACTTCTCGCGGGATCTCGACGACGACATCCCGTTCTGATCGTTAGGCTTTCGCAGTTTTGTGAAAGACTGGAGAGCATGGCGTCCATAACGGCGTCATGCTCTTCTTTGTTCTCGCGGCAGATCGTTCAGACCGCGGCCTCAATCGTCTACGGCCGCTTTCAGTGCGGCGTCGCGCTGATCAGATTGAACGCCGACTTAGCCCCGTCGACGACGAATTGTGCGGCGAGCGCTGCGAGGATGACGCCGAGGAGCCGTGTCAGGATCGCCCGGCCGGTGACGCCGAGAAAACGGTCCAGCCTTTCGGCAATGAGCAGCGTGACGAAAGTCAGCAGCAGATTGGCGGCAATGACGCCGATCAGTTGCGCTTTCCCGATCGAGGTGGCCAGCGTGCCGGCAAGCAGGATCGTCGCCGAGATCGCGCCCGGGCCTGATATCAGCGGCAAGGCGAGGGGGAAGACGGCGATATTCTCGATATGATCCTTGGTGATCGCCGCTTCGGTCGCCTTCTCCTTGCGCTCCTGCCGCCTCTCGAA
Protein-coding sequences here:
- a CDS encoding GNAT family N-acetyltransferase, with amino-acid sequence MTMRPASPDDLETIVTLTTAAYRPYTELFGAPPIPVTEDYAPRIECGEVWLCEIGGQTAGLVVVERHSDHLMLFSIAVSPAFQGAGHGLAMLHWLEGKARELAVPEIRLYTNARMEPNIALYSAFGFQETGRRPNPYRPGWTLVYMTKEINAA
- the uvrA gene encoding excinuclease ABC subunit UvrA, with translation MSELKTISIRGAREHNLKSIDLDLPRNKLIVMTGLSGSGKSSLAFDTIYAEGQRRYVESLSAYARQFLEMMQKPDVDQIDGLSPAISIEQKTTSRNPRSTVGTVTEIYDYMRLLFARVGVPYSPATGLPIESQTVSQMVDRILDFGEGTRLYILAPLVRGRKGEYKKELAELMKKGFQRVKVDGQFYEIAEAPVLDKKYKHDIDVVVDRIVVRSDVSARLADSLETCLKLADGLAVAEFADKPLPPEETSAGGSANKSLNETHERVLFSEKFACPVSGFTIPEIEPRLFSFNNPFGACPTCDGLGAQQKIDADLIVPEPERTLRDGAIAPWAKSTSPYYNQTLEALGKHYGFKLGTRWNDLSDEAKDVILNGTNDKIEFHYADGARSYTTQKNFEGIITNLERRWKETDSAWAREDIERFMSAAPCPSCNGFRLKPEALAVKIDTLHIGEVTAMSIRVARDWFETLPASFNAKQNEIAVRILKEIRDRLRFLNDVGLEYLSLSRNSGTLSGGESQRIRLASQIGSGLTGVLYVLDEPSIGLHQRDNARLLDTLKHLRDIGNTVIVVEHDEDAILSADDVVDIGPAAGIHGGQVIAHGTPQDIMDNPNSLTGKYLSGELGVPVPNERRKPKKGREIKVVGARGNNLKNVTASIPLGVFTAVTGVSGGGKSTFLVETLYKSAARRVMGARENPADHDRIDGFEHIDKVIDIDQSPIGRTPRSNPATYTGAFTPIRDWFAGLPEAKARGYQPGRFSFNVKGGRCEACQGDGVIKIEMHFLPDVYVTCDVCHGKRYNRETLDVTFKQRSIADVLDMTVEEGVDFFAAVPAVRDKLQSLKDVGLGYIKVGQQANTLSGGEAQRVKLAKELSKRSTGRTLYILDEPTTGLHFHDVAKLLEMLHELVNQGNSVVVIEHNLEVIKTADWVLDFGPEGGDGGGEIVATGTPEAIVKEKRSYTGQFLKELLERRPVKKAVAAE
- a CDS encoding single-stranded DNA-binding protein; its protein translation is MAGSVNKVILIGNVGADPEIRRTQDGRPIANIRLATSETWRDRNSGERREKTEWHTIVVFNEGLCKVVEQYVKKGAKLYIEGQLQTRKWQDQQGQDRYSTEVVLQGFGSTLTMLDGRGEGGGASGGRGSAGGGNDYGDDYGAPAPSSSPSRGGGGGGNFSRDLDDDIPF
- a CDS encoding MarC family protein, whose amino-acid sequence is MASADQLINAFTTLLVTIDPPGLAPIFLGLTTGMSRTERKQVALRGSVIAFIILAVFALFGAGVLGVLGISIGAFRIAGGLLLFWIAFEMVFERRQERKEKATEAAITKDHIENIAVFPLALPLISGPGAISATILLAGTLATSIGKAQLIGVIAANLLLTFVTLLIAERLDRFLGVTGRAILTRLLGVILAALAAQFVVDGAKSAFNLISATPH